A single Aspergillus chevalieri M1 DNA, chromosome 3, nearly complete sequence DNA region contains:
- the FSF1 gene encoding sideroflexin family transporter (COG:U;~EggNog:ENOG410PFBD;~InterPro:IPR004686;~PFAM:PF03820;~TransMembrane:3 (i149-167o179-200i282-306o);~go_component: GO:0016020 - membrane [Evidence IEA];~go_function: GO:0015075 - ion transmembrane transporter activity [Evidence IEA];~go_process: GO:0006811 - ion transport [Evidence IEA];~go_process: GO:0055085 - transmembrane transport [Evidence IEA]), whose translation MTSSIPGNRELPPSQYDLSTYWGRVRHAADIADPRMMFVTSSGLENAKSLISSYKQSQIPNMTPELWRAKKVVDSTIHPDTGEPVFLPFRMSSYVLSNLVVTGGMLTPGLKTTGTLLWQITNQSLNVAINSANANKSTPLSLSQMAQSYLMAVSASCSVALGLNALVPRLKNLNPNTRLILGRLVPFAAVSSASALNVFLMRGEEIRQGIDIYPVLSELEKKKREETGEPVQSIGKSKKAATLAVGETAISRVLNATPIMVIPPLILVRLEKTAWLKARPRLVMPINLGVILATSLFALPLALGAFPQRQAISAKSLEEEFWGKGGLDGQVEFNRGM comes from the exons ATGACTTCGTCTATTCCTGGGAATCGCGAGCTCCCCCCGTCTCAATATGACTTGAGCACTTACTGGGGCCGCGTGCGCCATGCTGCAGACATCGCGGATCCGAG GATGATGTTCGTTACGTCGTCGGGTCTGGAAAACGCAAAGAGCCTTATTTCTTCTTATAAACAGAGCCAAATCCCTAACATGACCCCGGAACTATGGCGCGCGAAGAAGGTGGTGGACTCGACAATTCATCCCG ACACTGGCGAACCGGTTTTCCTCCCATTCCGCATGTCGAGCTACGTCCTGTCGAACCTGGTCGTTACGGGTGGCATGCTCACGCCCGGATTGAAGACAACCGGAACACTCCTCTGGCAGATCACCAACCAATCTCTCAACGTTGCGATCAACTCCGCCAACGCCAACAAGTCCACGCCACTTTCGCTCTCGCAAATGGCCCAGTCCTACCTCATGGCCGTCTCCGCATCCTGCTCCGTCGCCCTGGGTCTGAACGCCCTCGTCCCGCGCCTCAAGAACCTCAACCCAAACACGCGACTCATCCTCGGTCGTCTCGTCCCCTTCGCCGCCGTCTCCAGCGCCTCCGCCCTGAACGTCTTCCTCATGCGCGGCGAAGAAATCCGCCAAGGAATCGACATCTACCCCGTCCTCTCCGAGCTCGAAAAGAAGAAACGCGAAGAAACCGGCGAACCCGTGCAAAGTATTGGCAAGAGCAAGAAAGCCGCGACGCTCGCCGTCGGCGAAACAGCCATCTCACGCGTGCTCAACGCAACACCCATCATGGTCATCCCGCCGCTGATCCTGGTCAGACTCGAGAAGACAGCGTGGTTGAAGGCGAGGCCTAGGCTGGTGATGCCGATTAATCTGGGTGTGATTCTGGCGACGTCGTTGTTTGCGCTGCCGCTTGCGTTGGGGGCGTTCCCGCAGAGGCAGGCTATTAGTGCGAAGTCGTTGGAGGAGGAATTCTGGGGGAAGGGCGGGTTGGATGGGCAGGTGGAGTTTAATCGGGGGATGTAA
- a CDS encoding DUF2293 domain-containing protein (COG:S;~EggNog:ENOG410PQXY;~InterPro:IPR018744;~PFAM:PF10056), with product MAPSRKKFSPRAPRKRINARKITKTPRFPTSILAQARKNNLIKALGIKPTNQRQAKKYSKYKRGILSASQELFEQNCFEREPLPSGYVFVPKGDVYVTRHCRSKTRESRRVVYVVYNNAAKRTLGLRVPADVYSSVLHSAAATASSRANAVNLRDAKDSSRSRELLRSQFPLMPAESLETILDHAFLKGSGRVGRTGMKSDERKADLAVEAHIRHMHTPYEELINAGIDRREAREAVWETVKAIKMAWEGGGREVTPLTLRGRSEADMDIDIIEVED from the exons ATGGCTCCCTCAAGAAAGAAATTCTCCCCCCGGGCCCCAAGAAAGCGCATCAACGCGCGCAAAATCACAAAGACCCCTCGATTCCCCACCTCCATCCTCGCCCAAGCACGCAAGAACAACCTCATCAAAGCACTAGGAATCAAACCGACGAATCAGCGACAAGCGAAGAAATACTCAAAATACAAGCGTGGCATTCTCTCGGCTTCACAAGAGCTGTTTGAGCAGAATTGCTTTGAGCGAGAGCCGTTGCCGTCGGGGTATGTATTCGTGCCCAAAGGCGACGTCTACGTTACGAGGCATTGTCGGAGTAAGACGAGGGAATCGCGGCGGGTGGTTTATGTAGTTTAT AACAACGCCGCGAAACGAACTCTCGGCCTCCGCGTCCCCGCCGATGTCTACTCCTCCGTCCTCCATTCCGCCGCTGCAACAGCATCCTCCCGCGCAAATGCCGTGAACCTCCGCGATGCAAAGGATTCCTCACGGTCGAGAGAACTCCTCCGCTCGCAATTTCCGTTAATGCCGGCAGAATCTCTAGAGACAATCCTCGACCATGCGTTCCTGAAAGGTTCTGGCCGTGTTGGGCGGACGGGGATGAAATCCGATGAACGTAAGGCGGATTTGGCTGTCGAGGCACATATAAGGCATATGCATACGCCGTATGAGGAGTTGATCAATGCGGGGATTGACCGGAGGGAGGCTAGGGAGGCGGTTTGGGAGACGGTCAAGGCTATTAAAATGGCTTGGGAGGGGGGTGGGAGGGAGGTTACGCCGCTTACTTTGCGAGGGAGATCGGAggcggatatggatatagACATTATTGAGGTGGAGGACTAA
- a CDS encoding uncharacterized protein (COG:S;~EggNog:ENOG410PUBX), whose product MTDVPVSHDVSLITDEKLPHLESPAGSPRITGWACIERFCVVVRYLSIRVTFLPETSVPAKRQLKEQYTWDHRYPTYGTTLLWRTVGNGDNVPDASGSVLCLGRPGDMQARAVLFQDFEGQVVKSEDVQGPDSAKFRGGFLLPEEIQKSEIVMS is encoded by the coding sequence ATGACGGATGTCCCTGTCAGCCACGATGTCTCACTAATCACAGATGAGAAACTTCCGCACTTGGAAAGTCCTGCAGGCTCACCACGGATAACAGGATGGGCCTGTATAGAGAGGTTCTGCGTGGTGGTCCGATATTTATCTATCAGAGTAACATTTCTACCGGAAACGTCCGTTCCTGCAAAGCGACAGCTCAAGGAACAGTATACATGGGATCACAGATATCCAACCTACGGGACCACGCTCCTTTGGAGGACGGTAGGTAACGGTGATAATGTGCCGGATGCATCCGGGAGCGTTTTGTGCTTAGGGAGGCCTGGTGACATGCAGGCACGCGCTGTTCTTTTCCAGGACTTTGAGGGGCAGGTGGTGAAATCGGAAGACGTACAGGGTCCTGATAGTGCTAAGTTTAGAGGGGGCTTCCTTCTTCCGGAGGAGATCCAAAAATCCGAGATAGTGATGAGTTGA
- a CDS encoding uncharacterized protein (SECRETED:SignalP(1-18)) has translation MAYRSLTLLSLLFPSTLAQDSDLVGCKAVSCPIEGTEDHCTVAEDIFLGSGTLLSQTFPQRLRVYHLSRASISPFEKERPLKTPVSLNQSTTSAPRQI, from the coding sequence ATGGCATACCGCAGCCTTACTCTCCTCTCTCTGCTTTTTCCCTCTACCCTTGCCCAGGACTCCGACCTCGTCGGCTGCAAGGCAGTCTCATGTCCCATCGAGGGCACTGAGGATCACTGTACGGTTGCCGAGGACATCTTTCTCGGCAGTGGCACGCTCCTATCCCAGACGTTCCCTCAGCGCTTGAGGGTCTATCACTTGTCAAGGGCGTCAATCTCACCGTTTGAGAAGGAGAGGCCTCTGAAAACGCCCGTGAGTTTAAATCAGTCTACTACCTCGGCACCCCGTCAAATCTAG
- a CDS encoding PHD finger domain protein (COG:S;~EggNog:ENOG410PQXW;~InterPro:IPR019787,IPR019786,IPR011011,IPR001965, IPR013083;~PFAM:PF00628), with protein MSFDQPAHSFNHPSGEPTTPTRTPTLFGDSTFQTPKLESSFYDPRVTWDTSDPYASSPEFLRTPQRFGLNTPSNHLRQTDDANHLKSGVKVEGTDTAKRIHAMKPNGGGSFGDDGPRSAKSAASMQTPPPSSASRRKVTGLEHDSAPGNHLETPSRFMGSSPRMLAHLQSSPDLFQLGTLDPSTSPFLPQAKLFWDDHLDHQQPGSDVGLSGTSNVDLFGSNGSNTLNLPTSTSAMHDPIIPQLPAIEGTVDLPEFHGSGFTLPPTTTATTGPADAAFFPAPFSTSPRLPSTRAEDPAMFLSSPARRFGGLQPTPEKKRLSKPTRQPYHHQTEESKREQLRRAQSLHRMQPPYEDEDDDDDEDFTPRGVRPGLTRSLTQSSLSSSSHRPVLGSSSGAMASTSGIRKSPSKGRLSPVKQRNTLSRSNSVATSFPTRSPSVVLKIGKDGRAKAEMQTVPEVPTGLTDPITGLDLEGSTTESEYDGAEYSEYPVPTRQPSFTFSDAGRPMLARSDSGSRPVSKGSYTSTVASGPSGRASPWQGSSRGGSRRPQLSSYRPASSDDWRRTPSKRQTPVLNSDFTYASSSSASDVLAEPEEDSGDAQHALRKVLRERGRNLRPQVASYGPRPTLSSRPPAMTHLRSSPPRFSAELDINSRHIPSSPTTMTDPDLATPITNRYSNYPSNGTRCVCNSMENGGHLMIQCESCNHWLHTKCVGLERSHLPSVYVCMFCAQTPSRQRVRGPLGAGQGPPSPLAHKSFRFR; from the exons ATGAGTTTTGATCAGCCCGCCCACAG cTTCAACCATCCCAGCGGTGAACCTACAACCCCCACGAGGACTCCTACGCTCTTTGGCGATTCTACCTTCCAAACCCCCAAACTCGAATCCTCGTTTTACGACCCTCGAGTCACCTGGGATACCTCCGATCCGTATGCCTCCAGCCCAGAATTCCTTCGCACCCCTCAGCGGTTCGGCTTGAACACACCCTCGAACCATCTCCGACAGACCGATGATGCGAACCATCTGAAAAGTGGTGTCAAGGTGGAGGGGACAGACACGGCAAAGCGTATCCATGCCATGAAACCGAATGGTGGGGGATCTTTTGGTGATGATGGTCCCAGGTCGGCCAAGTCGGCGGCCTCCATGCAGACTCCACCCCCGAGCAGTGCGTCGAGGAGGAAGGTGACCGGGTTGGAGCATGATAGTGCCCCTGGTAATCACTTGGAAACCCCAAGTCGTTTTATGGGCTCGTCTCCGCGAATGCTTGCACATCTTCAATCGTCTCCCGATCTTTTTCAACTGGGAACACTCGATCCTTCCACATCGCCGTTCTTACCACAAGCAAAGTTGTTCTGGGATGATCACCTGGATCACCAACAACCGGGGAGTGATGTGGGTTTGTCAGGTACATCTAATGTAGACTTATTTGGCTCCAATGGGAGCAATACTTTGAATCTCCCGACTAGCACCAGTGCTATGCATGATCCTATCATCCCACAATTACCAGCAATTGAAGGCACGGTAGACTTGCCCGAGTTTCACGGTAGCGGGTTCACCTTGCCGCCCACCACCACAGCCACTACCGGCCCAGCAGACGCAGCTTTCTTCCCTGCCCCCTTCTCGACCTCGCCTCGTCTGCCATCAACACGGGCTGAGGACCCGGCCATGTTTCTCAGTTCTCCTGCACGACGTTTCGGTGGATTACAACCTACGCCGGAGAAAAAGCGTCTCTCCAAACCAACCCGACAGCCTTATCACCACCAGACGGAAGAGTCCAAACGGGAGCAGCTGCGTCGGGCCCAGAGCTTGCACCGGATGCAACCGCCatacgaagacgaagatgacgatgacgatgaagattTTACCCCTCGCGGAGTTCGGCCAGGGTTGACGAGAAGTCTGACTCAGAGTTCcctctcatcctcttccCACCGGCCTGTGCTGGGAAGTTCCAGCGGTGCGATGGCTTCCACCAGTGGGATTCGGAAGAGTCCGTCCAAGGGTCGGCTGTCGCCTGTCAAACAGAGAAATACACTAAGCCGGTCTAACTCAGTGGCTACGTCTTTCCCGACTCGCTCACCCTCTGTCGTATTGAAAATTGGCAAGGATGGGCGcgcaaaggcagagatgcaAACCGTCCCTGAAGTCCCAACTGGCTTGACAGACCCAATTACCGGATTGGACCTCGAGGGATCGACCACGGAGAGTGAATATGATGGTGCTGAGTATTCGGAATACCCCGTCCCCACCCGCCAGCCTTCGTTTACCTTCTCTGACGCCGGTCGGCCTATGCTTGCGCGAAGTGATTCGGGTTCCCGCCCGGTTTCAAAGGGCTCCTACACTTCGACTGTGGCTTCTGGTCCTTCTGGGCGGGCTTCTCCTTGGCAGGGCTCTTCTCGAGGTGGTTCTAGACGACCCCAGTTATCGTCGTACAGACCTGCCTCGTCAGATGACTGGAGACGAACGCCCAGCAAGCGACAGACGCCTGTGCTGAACTCCGATTTTACTTATGCTAGCAGCAGCTCTGCCTCGGATGTTCTGGCCGAACCTGAGGAAGATTCTGGTGATGCCCAGCATGCCCTTCGGAAGGTTCTCCGCGAGCGAGGTCGGAACCTACGGCCACAGGTGGCTAGCTACGGGCCGCGGCCGACTTTGTCTTCACGCCCTCCTGCCATGACACACCTTCGCTCATCACCGCCCCGATTCAGTGCTGAATTGGATATTAACTCTCGGCATATACCTTCGTCTCCCACGACCATGACGGATCCTGATCTCGCGACTCCTATTACCAATCGTTATAGTAACTACCCAAGCAATGGGACCCGATGTGTCTGCAATTCTATGGAGAATGGTGGCCATCTCATGATTCAGTG TGAATCATGCAATCATTGGCTTCACACAAAATGCGTCGGCCTCGAACGGTCCCATCTACCATCGGTCTACGTCTGCATGTTCTGTGCCCAGACCCCGTCACGGCAACGCGTCCGTGGTCCATTAGGAGCCGGACAAGGACCTCCTTCCCCTCTCGCACACAAATCGTTTCGATTCCGCTAA
- a CDS encoding FAD-dependent oxidoreductase (COG:C,H;~EggNog:ENOG410PU7K;~InterPro:IPR036188,IPR002938;~PFAM:PF01494;~go_function: GO:0071949 - FAD binding [Evidence IEA]) codes for MSLQIAIIGSGLAGLAVARILREHHEVTVYERGGPDIATGGQGICLFSNGIKMLQTMGFDRDRAGAVPCHGFRTFDKDGMLVKDFPVDFEGKYKAETMTMKRSDFRDELLRLATAPSEKLGIQGSPAKMVFNTSVVDVEPDEGLVVFKDGSTIQADVVIVADGVHSRLRHRIVDSNYQPKKNGMTCYRVAISAEAVKAALGYLPEWWDPRTADSRISTLMAGDGSRRTVTAYPLRNYDYMNFSCLFPSRQDRGNVLESWYADGDRQEMVDTFNDFSYPLRKILDIATEVKVWELQDLDPLPRWNKGCTILIGDAAHAMTPMQGQGSNMAVEDADSFRLLRPGLTRGEVEGVLKQVDSIRRPRTARVLRDTRAMAKGISMDEMIANLDFNCGYNGVFEALKGME; via the exons ATGTCTCTCCAAATTGCTATAATCGGCTCCGGCCTCGCCGGCCTAGCAGTAGCACGCATCCTTCGCGAACATCACGAAGTCACCGTGTACGAACGCGGTGGCCCCGACATAGCCACCGGCGGACAGGGTATTTGCCTGTTCTCCAACGGCATCAAAATGCTCCAAACCATGGGCTTCGATCGCGACCGTGCTGGTGCCGTTCCATGCCACGGATTCCGAACTTTTGACAAGGACGGCATGCTTGTAAAGGACTTCCCGGTCGACTTCGAGGGGAAGTATAAAGCGGAAACCATGACAATGAAGCGGTCGGATTTCCGGGACGAGCTTCTGCGGCTTGCGACTGCGCCTTCGGAGAAGTTGGGTATTCAGGGGAGTCCGGCGAAGATGGTGTTTAATACTTCGGTTGTGGATGTTGAGCCTGATGAGGGTCTTGTGGTGTTCAAGGACGGTTCCACCATTCAGGCTGATGTAGTTATTG TTGCCGATGGCGTGCATTCACGTCTCCGTCATCGCATTGTCGACTCAAACTATCAGCCAAAGAAAAATGGCATGACATGTTATCGCGTCGCCATCTCCGCTGAAGCTGTCAAAGCGGCACTCGGATATCTCCCCGAATGGTGGGATCCTCGCACAGCAGATAGCCGGATTTCTACTCTGATGGCTGGTGATGGGAGTAGACGCACCGTTACCGCATATCCTCTGCGCAATTACGATTACATGAacttttcttgtcttttccCCAGTCGTCAGGATAGGGGCAATGTCTTAGAGTCGTGGTACGCGGATGGTGATCGACAGGAGATGGTTGATACTTTCAACGACTTCAGCTATCCTCTTCGTAAAATTCTTGA TATCGCAACCGAGGTGAAAGTATGGGAACTCCAAGACCTCGACCCCCTTCCTCGCTGGAATAAAGGCTGCACAATCCTCATCGGCGACGCCGCCCACGCAATGACCCCAATGCAGGGCCAAGGCTCAAACATGGCTGTCGAAGATGCCGATAGCTTCCGTTTACTGCGCCCAGGTCTGACCCGCGGGGAAGTCGAAGGGGTGCTCAAGCAAGTGGACAGTATTCGCCGGCCGCGTACAGCGAGAGTTCTAAGAGAtactcgggctatggctaaAGGCATTAGCATGGATGAGATGATAGCGAATTTGGACTTTAATTGTGGGTATAATGGTGTATTTGAGGCATTGAAGGGAATGGAGTGA
- a CDS encoding uncharacterized protein (COG:S;~EggNog:ENOG410PXDN;~InterPro:IPR029044,IPR007577,IPR039367;~PFAM:PF04488;~TransMembrane:1 (i21-38o);~go_function: GO:0000009 - alpha-1,6-mannosyltransferase activity [Evidence IEA]) — protein MWADKRHQSRLYAYRPRFRRRFLVLAFIAICYIFFIYFPEPELPTKRTQDFTSPSKLAPEYEEEFPKFVHTSPFRKDPDLEYEARIDAMLQEVEHTALAENGGDYSTRDRIWQIMPEVKDRGSDSKMLQDKNDGWEYTPATDEWAAAFVANTLSKAPEIATIYQAYPYNVLRADLLRYLVLWYYGGFYADMDAFPARAIKHCPPLGPLFTAETNNRPNVSFIVGVEIDEPYVAPKFMRKWHWSRPYEFIQYTMYAPRRFSPILRKTIVRVLAHSRQHMDRWTIIPPRYDEPTVLEISGPGVVTDAIIDSLSETLPPTHLLVNLSVEADEGVGDLLSSSGATQRRVTWVPFHNIKEPVYIDASEAAEGKSMGGLGVLPVSAWGNGQRHSNAEGFRGPNVCINHRFGGSWKINWWHRMFG, from the exons ATGTGGGCGGACAAACGACATCAGTCCCGCCTCTACGCATACAGACCCCGTTTTCGAAGACGGTTCCTCGTGCTAGCCTTTATAGCCATTTGCTATATTTTCTTCATATATTTTCCGGAACCTGAGTTACCGACAAAGAGAACACAGGATTTCACCAGTCCGAGCAAACTCGCGCCCGAGTACGAGGAGGAATTTCCCAAGTTTGTGCATACTTCGCCGTTCCGGAAGGATCCGGATCTCGAATATGAAGCTAGAATAGATGCTatgctgcaggaggttgagcACACCGCGCTCGCAGAGAATGGGGGAGACTATAGTACCAGAGATCGCATCTGGCAGATCATGCCGGAGGTGAAGGATCGAGGGTCAGATTCGAAGATGTTGCAGGACAAAAACGACGGTTGGGAATATACG CCCGCAACAGATGAATGGGCTGCCGCCTTCGTTGCCAATACACTATCGAAAGCGCCGGAAATCGCAACCATATACCAAGCATATCCATACAATGTCCTTCGCGCAGATCTTCTTCGCTACCTAGTGCTATGGTACTACGGCGGCTTCTACGCAGACATGGACGCCTTTCCTGCACGAGCCATCAAGCACTGCCCACCGCTTGGTCCCCTCTTTACCGCAGAAACCAACAACCGCCCTAACGTCTCGTTCATCGTAGGCGTTGAAATCGACGAGCCTTACGTTGCGCCAAAATTTATGCGCAAATGGCACTGGAGCAGACCATACGAATTTATTCAGTACACCATGTATGCACCGCGCCGCTTCAGCCCGATCCTTCGAAAGACTATCGTCCGCGTTCTCGCGCATAGTAGACAGCACATGGACCGGTGGACCATCATCCCACCACGATACGACGAACCCACAGTCCTGGAAATCAGTGGCCCCGGCGTCGTTACAGACGCCATCATCGACAGTCTCTCAGAGACACTACCCCCGACACATCTGCTGGTCAACCTATCCGTTGAAGCGGACGAGGGGGTTGGCGATTTGCTCTCGTCCTCAGGCGCGACGCAGAGACGGGTAACATGGGTGCCGTTCCATAACATAAAGGAGCCTGTATATATTGATGCATCAGAGGCTGCGGAAGGAAAGTCCATGGGTGGACTAGGTGTGCTGCCCGTTAGTGCCTGGGGGAATGGGCAGAGGCATAGTAATGCGGAGGGATTCCGAGGGCCGAACGTCTGTATAAATCATCGGTTTGGGGGGTCTTGGAAGATTAATTGGTGGCATCGCATGTTTGGTTAG
- a CDS encoding uncharacterized protein (CAZy:AA1;~COG:Q;~EggNog:ENOG410PGU0;~InterPro:IPR008972,IPR011707,IPR011706,IPR001117;~PFAM:PF00394,PF07732,PF07731;~SECRETED:SignalP(1-21);~go_function: GO:0005507 - copper ion binding [Evidence IEA];~go_function: GO:0016491 - oxidoreductase activity [Evidence IEA];~go_process: GO:0055114 - oxidation-reduction process [Evidence IEA]), producing MLRWIFMNFLLLGLLAPVVFGRAIGHDYSLWSRNSEQPINQTHFPKTYDINTNYYDSSPNTGVVREYHFDIINTTAAPDGIERPVLLVNGQFPGPTIEANWGDTVKVHVTNRMQNNGTGIHFHGVRQFLTNQMDGVPSLTQCPVAPGESYTYVWKATQYGTSWYHSHFALQAWEGVFGAMVIHGPTSAEYDEDLGPLFLSDWSHQTVDEMYQTQLEVFRPAQMQGGLLNGKNVWVENGTTVGERFKTTFAPGKRYLIRLINSAVHTHFRFAIDQHNVTVIASDFVPIIPFETNAVPIDTGQRYDIIVTADQLADNYWMRAVPQSICSNNTAGDNIRGILHYEGANDNTDPTSVQLDNLDTKCEDFPASQLVPWVGLDARISSTAKTVHSEVSFETVGDVPLYLWTLGGNYFNNSWSSPTLQQLQRGKDKTGLMTDKTAVQVNTPDQFVILVIQTFFRAPHPIHLHGHDFLILAQGLGTYSPTNVTLNTNNPARRDTATLPSEEGKGGYLVIGFMANNPGVWLLHCHIGFHQSQGFAQQVVERSNEIERILDRGALDRTCKAWDEYAKVNPFGVQYTGRNGPYESGI from the exons ATGCTACGGTGGATCTTTATGaactttcttcttctggggCTCTTGGCCCCAGTCGTTTTCGGACGTGCCATTGGGCACGACTATTCTCTATGGAGCCGAAACTCCGAGCAACCAATCAATCAAACTCATTTCCCAAAGACATACGACATCAATACTAATTACTACGATTCCTCCCCTAACACTGGCGTCGTGAGAGAGTATCACTTTGATATTATCAATACCACCGCTGCCCCCGATGGCATCGAACGGCCCGTCCTCCTGGTCAACGGACAATTCCCTGGTCCAACAATTGAGGCCAACTGGGGCGACACCGTCAAAGTCCATGTCACGAACCGCATGCAAAACAACGGCACGGGAATACACTTCCACGGTGTGCGGCAATTTCTTACTAACCAGATGGACGGCGTCCCGTCGCTGACGCAGTGCCCCGTCGCCCCCGGTGAAAGCTACACCTATGTCTGGAAGGCGACGCAGTACGGCACCAGCTGGTATCATTCGCACTTTGCTCTGCAGGCATGGGAAGGAGTGTTCGGAGCAATGGTAATTCATGGCCCGACCTCGGCGGAGTATGACGAGGACTTGGGCCCGCTATTCCTCAGCGACTGGTCCCATCAGACCGTCGACGAAATGTACCAGACTCAGCTGGAGGTTTTCCGACCTGCCCAGATGCAAGGGGGTCTGCTGAATGGGAAAAATGTATGGGTTGAAAACGGCACAACGGTGGGGGAGCGGTTCAAGACAACTTTCGCTCCGGGAAAGAGATACCTAATCCGCTTGATTAACTCTGCGGTACACACGCACTTCCGGTTCGCTATTGACCAGCACAATGTCACGGTCATCGCTAGTGACTTTGTCCCCATCATCCCGTTCGAGACCAATGCCGTGCCTATTGATACGGGCCAGCGTTACGATATCATTGTCACGGCAGACCAACTCGCCGATAACTACTGGATGCGCGCGGTACCACAGTCCATTTGCAGCAACAACACGGCGGGTGATAACATCAGGGGCATTTTGCACTACGAAGGTGCGAATGATAACACCGACCCAACGTCAGTTCAATTGGACAATCTCGACACCAAATGTGAGGACTTTCCTGCTTCGCAGCTGGTCCCCTGGGTTGGCCTCGATGCACGAATCAGTAGCACCGCCAAGACCGTTCACTCTGAGGTTAGCTTTGAAACAGTCGGGGACGTCCCACTGTATCTCTGGACGCTGGGAGGAAATTATTTCAACAACTCCTGGTCCAGCCCGACGCTGCAGCAACTTCAACGGGGCAAGGACAAGACCGGTTTGATGACCGATAAGACAGCAGTGCAAGTCAATACACCAGACCAATTCGTGATATTGGTTATCCAGACATTTTTCAGAGCGCCACACCCTATCCATCTTCACG GCCACGACTTCCTAATCCTAGCCCAAGGCCTCGGAACATACTCACCCACGAACGTGACCCTAAACACAAACAACCCTGCCCGCCGAGATACCGCCACGCTACCTTCAGAGGAGGGCAAAGGCGGGTATCTGGTTATCGGCTTTATGGCAAATAACCCAGGTGTCTGGCTGCTGCATTGCCACATCGGGTTTCACCAGTCACAAGGGTTTGCACAGCAGGTTGTCGAACGATCGAATGAGATTGAACGGATACTGGATCGAGGTGCTCTGGACAGGACTTGCAAGGCTTGGGATGAGTATGCCAAGGTTAATCCATTTGGAGTGCAGTATACGGGGAGGAATGGGCCGTATGAGTCGGGGATTTGA
- a CDS encoding cupin domain-containing protein (COG:S;~EggNog:ENOG410PXPY;~InterPro:IPR014710,IPR011051,IPR013096;~PFAM:PF07883) — protein sequence MSTPAPPRYPDTNLFITGHTPNSTATFFTKTQPESTPVGDGAHINPLYSNPTSPADITSTTIAAPDLIHGTTGSFFTTYDIPPNYIGPQHRSVTVDHVVVLRGTVVLTLGDGERVELGEGDTVVQRGTMHAWSNESGEWARLVSVMMPAKPVVASGGEKLGAVWPF from the coding sequence ATGTCCACCCCCGCACCCCCTCGATACCCCGACACCAACCTATTCATAACAGGTCACACCCCCAACAGTACCGCAACATTCTTCACCAAAACCCAGCCCGAATCCACACCCGTCGGCGACGGCGCACACATAAACCCCCTCTATTCCAACCCCACCTCACCCGCCGACATAACCTCCACCACAATCGCCGCCCCCGACCTCATACACGGAACAACAGgctccttcttcacaaccTACGACATCCCACCGAACTACATTGGTCCGCAACACCGCAGCGTCACGGTTGATCATGTTGTCGTGCTGAGGGGCACAGTTGTGCTTACGTTGGGGGATGGGGAGAGGGTGGAGCTGGGTGAGGGAGATACAGTTGTGCAAAGGGGGACGATGCATGCTTGGAGTAATGAGAGTGGGGAGTGGGCGAGGTTGGTTTCAGTTATGATGCCCGCGAAGCCGGTTGTTGCAAGTGGTGGGGAAAAGTTGGGGGCGGTTTGGCCGTTTTGA